Proteins from a single region of Gammaproteobacteria bacterium:
- a CDS encoding thioesterase family protein, translating into MLRTLKLWARPRRVRMPVGGTSELRMRVWPQEIDLNLHMNNGRYFSVADLGRLDWWLETGVWWPAIRRGWRPVAGGADGRFLKSLQPLQAYRLQTRMLGWNDKWFFAEHRFVCKGQVWAVINVRYLFVAKGPRPTPAEVLALVGHTEPSPPLPDWIQLWDDAQTRLTRSIRSR; encoded by the coding sequence ATGCTGAGAACCCTGAAGCTGTGGGCGCGACCACGGCGCGTGCGCATGCCGGTCGGCGGCACATCCGAATTGCGGATGCGGGTCTGGCCGCAGGAGATCGATCTCAACCTGCACATGAACAACGGCCGCTACTTCAGCGTGGCCGATCTCGGGCGGCTCGACTGGTGGCTGGAGACCGGTGTGTGGTGGCCTGCGATCCGGCGTGGTTGGCGGCCGGTGGCCGGCGGCGCGGATGGTCGCTTTCTCAAATCCCTGCAACCGCTCCAGGCGTACCGCTTGCAGACGCGGATGCTGGGCTGGAACGACAAATGGTTCTTCGCCGAGCATCGCTTCGTGTGCAAGGGGCAGGTCTGGGCGGTGATCAACGTGCGCTACCTGTTCGTGGCCAAGGGGCCGCGACCCACGCCGGCCGAGGTGCTGGCCCTGGTCGGGCACACCGAGCCATCGCCACCGCTGCCGGACTGGATACAGCTCTGGGACGATGCCCAGACGCGCCTGACCCGCAGCATCCGCTCGCGTTGA
- a CDS encoding long-chain-acyl-CoA synthetase: MSDSTPVTFGALARQSLRILPEWPQLLRGAWNLATLSRDQHRSVGARLASLARSQPQRPFLRFEDRAWTYAEFNAWTNRCAAALRTRGIGSTQTVGILMDNRPEVLAALFGTIKLGAVAAMFNPQQRGEVLAHSITLSAPKILIVGTECLEAMQSLPESVALAACRLMHVGPGPCPDGYEDFETAVAMAADTDPAQTADVTLGQACFHIYTSGTTGLPKASVMTHYRWFRSMAGLGQLSLRLRRDDVLYCALPLYHNNALTVGLGAVLGAGACLALDRKFSASRFWEQIRHHQATAFCYIGELCRYLLNRPPDPRDREHRVRAIIGNGLRPDIWDAFKTRFGIDYISEFYTASECNLAFSNGFGLDRTAGFCPLAYAIVQFDAETETAPRDAEGRMTRVTRGGTGLLITEISERAPFDGYTQASANDAKLLRDVFKPGDRWFNTGDLVRDQGWRHIQFVDRVGDTFRWKGENVATTQVEAAFVGIPGIEEAIVYGVEVPGSDGRAGMAALRLDGDEFDGLALADTLFARLPKYAVPLFIRLRVEQDVTSTFKYRKVDLKRQGFDPAEVGEPLYALFDRERGYEPLDGAAHTGILQGQRRPA; the protein is encoded by the coding sequence ATGAGTGATTCGACGCCGGTCACGTTCGGCGCCCTGGCGCGGCAGAGCCTGCGCATCCTGCCGGAATGGCCGCAGCTGCTGCGCGGTGCCTGGAATCTCGCCACGCTGAGCCGGGACCAGCATCGGTCGGTGGGGGCAAGGCTGGCATCCCTCGCCCGTTCCCAGCCGCAGCGGCCGTTCCTGCGTTTCGAGGACCGCGCATGGACCTATGCCGAATTCAATGCCTGGACCAATCGCTGCGCCGCCGCGCTGAGAACGCGCGGTATCGGCAGCACGCAAACGGTCGGCATCCTCATGGACAACCGGCCGGAGGTGCTCGCGGCGCTGTTCGGCACGATCAAGCTCGGCGCGGTGGCGGCGATGTTCAATCCGCAGCAGCGCGGCGAGGTTTTGGCGCACAGCATCACTCTGAGTGCACCGAAGATTTTGATCGTCGGCACGGAGTGTCTCGAGGCGATGCAGTCCCTGCCCGAGTCGGTCGCGCTGGCAGCTTGCCGGCTGATGCATGTCGGTCCGGGCCCCTGCCCCGACGGCTACGAGGATTTCGAGACCGCCGTCGCCATGGCCGCCGACACCGACCCGGCGCAAACCGCGGACGTGACGCTCGGACAAGCCTGTTTCCACATCTACACCTCCGGCACCACCGGGCTACCCAAGGCCTCGGTGATGACGCACTACCGCTGGTTCCGCTCGATGGCCGGGCTCGGCCAGCTGAGCCTGCGCCTGAGGCGCGACGACGTGCTGTACTGTGCGCTGCCGCTTTATCACAACAATGCGCTGACGGTGGGCCTGGGCGCGGTGCTCGGCGCGGGCGCCTGTCTCGCGCTGGACCGCAAGTTCAGCGCCTCACGCTTCTGGGAGCAGATACGGCACCACCAGGCCACGGCGTTCTGCTACATCGGTGAGCTGTGCCGCTATCTGTTGAACCGGCCACCGGACCCGCGCGACCGCGAACATCGCGTGCGCGCGATCATCGGCAACGGCCTGCGCCCGGACATCTGGGACGCGTTCAAGACCCGCTTCGGCATCGACTACATTTCGGAGTTCTACACCGCCAGTGAATGCAATCTCGCGTTCTCGAACGGTTTCGGTCTCGACCGAACGGCGGGGTTCTGCCCGCTCGCATACGCCATTGTGCAGTTCGATGCGGAAACCGAGACGGCGCCACGCGACGCCGAAGGACGGATGACACGCGTCACCCGCGGCGGCACCGGCCTGCTGATCACCGAGATCAGCGAGCGCGCGCCGTTCGACGGTTACACCCAGGCCTCGGCCAACGACGCCAAGCTGCTGCGCGACGTGTTCAAGCCCGGCGACCGCTGGTTCAACACCGGCGATCTGGTGCGCGACCAGGGCTGGCGACACATCCAGTTCGTCGACCGGGTCGGCGACACCTTCCGCTGGAAGGGGGAAAACGTGGCGACCACGCAAGTCGAGGCCGCGTTCGTGGGCATTCCCGGTATCGAAGAAGCCATCGTCTACGGGGTCGAGGTGCCGGGCTCGGACGGGCGCGCCGGCATGGCCGCGTTACGCCTGGACGGAGACGAATTCGACGGACTTGCGCTCGCCGACACCCTGTTCGCGCGCCTGCCCAAGTACGCTGTGCCACTGTTCATCCGTCTGCGCGTGGAACAGGACGTCACGTCCACGTTCAAGTACCGCAAGGTCGATCTCAAGCGCCAGGGCTTCGACCCGGCCGAGGTCGGAGAACCGCTGTACGCGCTGTTCGACCGTGAGCGCGGCTACGAACCACTCGATGGCGCCGCTCATACCGGCATCCTCCAGGGCCAACGGCGCCCGGCCTGA
- a CDS encoding 50S ribosomal protein L25/general stress protein Ctc: MSENFIVNAEVRDVKGTGASRRLRHAGRVPAIIYGGDVAAQQLSVEHRELAKHLETEAFYSHVLTIKIGDKEEQAVLKDLQRHPAKPIVMHADFLRVRNDQAIRMNVPVHFKGAEIAVGVKTGGGLLEHLVNEIEVECLPQNLPEFIEIDVTQLNVGESVHMSELTLPEGVELVELKHGNDTAVAAIHLPRISAADDAGDAAEGGEEGEAS; the protein is encoded by the coding sequence ATGTCTGAAAATTTCATCGTGAACGCCGAAGTGCGTGACGTGAAGGGCACGGGTGCGAGCCGCCGCCTGCGTCATGCCGGCCGGGTCCCGGCGATCATCTATGGTGGCGATGTTGCCGCCCAGCAGCTGTCCGTCGAGCATCGCGAACTCGCCAAGCACCTCGAAACCGAAGCCTTCTACTCCCACGTCCTGACGATCAAGATCGGCGACAAGGAAGAGCAGGCGGTCCTCAAGGACCTGCAGCGCCACCCCGCCAAGCCCATCGTCATGCACGCCGACTTCCTGCGCGTGCGCAACGATCAGGCGATCCGCATGAACGTGCCGGTGCACTTCAAGGGCGCCGAGATCGCCGTGGGCGTGAAGACCGGTGGCGGTCTGCTTGAGCATCTGGTCAACGAAATCGAAGTCGAATGCCTGCCGCAGAACCTGCCGGAATTCATCGAGATCGACGTGACCCAGCTCAACGTGGGCGAATCGGTCCACATGTCCGAGCTGACGCTGCCCGAGGGTGTGGAACTGGTTGAGCTCAAGCACGGCAACGATACCGCCGTGGCCGCCATCCACCTGCCGCGCATCAGCGCCGCCGATGACGCGGGCGATGCCGCCGAAGGCGGTGAAGAAGGCGAGGCCAGCTGA
- the pth gene encoding aminoacyl-tRNA hydrolase, whose amino-acid sequence MPPKAVKKARPADSGVSSDIRLIAGLGNPGAGYAQTRHNAGFWFADRLAAVFGGQFRSESRYHGEVAQLDIAGNRLWVIKPDTFMNRSGLAVQALAAFYKLAPQQVLVAHDELDLPAGTVRLKRGGGHGGHNGLRDLHRCLGPEYARLRIGIGHPGHKDMVLDYVLGKPIAADARAIEDAIEDSVAAMRVLYDGGWDRATQGLHRRGA is encoded by the coding sequence ATGCCGCCGAAGGCGGTGAAGAAGGCGAGGCCAGCTGATTCCGGCGTGTCCTCGGATATCCGGCTGATCGCCGGCCTCGGCAACCCCGGGGCCGGCTATGCGCAGACCCGGCACAACGCCGGATTCTGGTTTGCGGACCGACTGGCCGCCGTCTTCGGCGGCCAGTTCCGTTCCGAATCGCGCTATCACGGCGAAGTCGCGCAGCTCGACATCGCCGGCAATCGCCTGTGGGTGATCAAGCCGGATACCTTCATGAACCGCAGCGGGCTCGCGGTCCAGGCATTGGCCGCCTTTTACAAGCTGGCGCCGCAACAGGTTCTGGTTGCACATGACGAACTCGATCTGCCGGCCGGTACCGTGCGCCTCAAGCGCGGTGGCGGGCATGGCGGACACAACGGTCTGCGCGACCTGCACCGCTGTCTCGGACCCGAATACGCACGTCTGCGCATCGGTATCGGCCACCCCGGACACAAGGACATGGTGCTCGACTACGTGCTCGGCAAGCCGATCGCCGCCGATGCGCGCGCCATCGAGGATGCGATCGAAGACAGCGTTGCGGCCATGCGTGTGCTCTACGACGGCGGCTGGGATCGTGCCACTCAGGGACTGCACCGGCGCGGCGCCTGA
- the ychF gene encoding redox-regulated ATPase YchF, which translates to MGIKCGIVGLPNVGKSTLFNALTKAQIAAENYPFCTIDPNVGVVGVPDPRLDALAEIVKPQKILPTTVEFVDIAGLVAGASKGEGLGNQFLAHIRETDAIAQVARCFVNDDVIHVSGSVDPLRDIEVINTELALADMDTVSKALERTARQTKSGDKAAVARQTILQKVFAQLDQGKPVRSLELDAEEKLAIRELHLITAKPALYIANVDEDGLKNGNEFVDRVRAFAAADNAEVVPVCAGIEAELALLDEEDKEMFLADLGLEEPGLNRVIRGAYSLLGLMTYFTAGEKEVRAWTVRAGSTAPQAAGVIHTDFERGFIRAEVIGYDDYIQYKGESGAREAGKWRLEGKEYIVQEGDVMHFRFNV; encoded by the coding sequence ATGGGCATCAAATGCGGCATCGTCGGCCTGCCGAACGTCGGCAAGTCCACCCTGTTCAACGCCTTGACCAAGGCCCAGATCGCGGCCGAGAACTATCCGTTCTGCACGATCGACCCGAACGTCGGCGTGGTCGGCGTACCGGACCCGCGCCTCGATGCCCTGGCCGAGATCGTCAAACCGCAGAAGATCCTGCCGACCACCGTGGAGTTCGTGGACATCGCCGGCCTCGTCGCCGGCGCCTCCAAGGGCGAAGGTCTCGGCAACCAGTTTCTCGCGCACATCCGCGAAACCGATGCCATCGCCCAGGTCGCACGCTGCTTCGTCAATGACGATGTGATTCATGTGTCCGGCTCGGTCGACCCGCTGCGCGACATCGAAGTGATCAACACCGAACTCGCGCTCGCTGATATGGACACGGTCTCCAAGGCCCTGGAACGCACCGCGCGCCAGACCAAGTCCGGCGACAAGGCGGCAGTAGCCCGCCAGACCATATTGCAGAAGGTCTTCGCCCAGCTCGACCAGGGCAAGCCGGTACGCAGCCTGGAGCTGGACGCCGAAGAAAAGCTGGCAATCCGCGAACTGCATCTGATCACCGCCAAGCCGGCGCTGTACATCGCCAATGTCGACGAAGACGGACTCAAGAACGGCAACGAATTCGTCGACCGGGTTCGTGCCTTTGCCGCGGCCGACAATGCTGAAGTCGTGCCTGTGTGCGCCGGCATCGAAGCCGAACTCGCCCTGCTGGACGAAGAAGACAAGGAAATGTTCCTGGCCGATCTCGGTCTGGAAGAACCGGGACTCAATCGCGTGATCCGCGGCGCCTACAGCCTGCTCGGCCTGATGACCTATTTCACCGCCGGCGAAAAGGAAGTGCGCGCCTGGACCGTACGCGCCGGCTCCACCGCCCCGCAGGCGGCCGGCGTGATCCACACCGATTTCGAACGCGGCTTCATTCGCGCCGAGGTCATCGGCTACGACGACTACATCCAGTACAAGGGTGAATCCGGTGCGCGCGAAGCCGGCAAGTGGCGGCTCGAAGGCAAGGAGTACATCGTGCAGGAAGGCGATGTCATGCACTTCCGCTTCAACGTCTGA